The Erythrolamprus reginae isolate rEryReg1 chromosome 5, rEryReg1.hap1, whole genome shotgun sequence genome window below encodes:
- the LOC139168063 gene encoding phospholipid scramblase 1-like: MEMSNETKPASAPPEYSGPAYSHPQVQYPQYGPVFPVQANPPPQPIIWMPPPPEIPKCPRGLEYFSQLDQITVSQQIELMEMISGFETCNRYEVKNAMGHWIYFAAEENDDYNLNCYGPLRSFTIKLFDSTNQPVMQLSREFQCSSCCCPCICCLQELEVQAPLGNVIGYVKQNWHPCLPKFTIQNEARENVLKITAPCVPCQCYKDVDFEVKTVDGRSTIGNIVKLWTGLAREMATDASIFQIRFPMDLDINMKAIITGACFLLDFMFFEQPANRNRNRNRR; encoded by the exons ATGGAAATGT CAAATGAAACTAAGCCCGCATCAGCACCTCCAGAATATTCAGGCCCAGCTTATTCACATCCACAAGTCCAATATCCTCAATATGGGCCAGTCTTTCCAG TTCAAGCCAATCCACCTCCTCAACCAATCATCTGGATGCCGCCACCACCTGAGATCCCCAAGTGCCCTCGTGGATTGGAATATTTCAGCCAG CTTGATCAGATAACAGTTTCACAGCAGATTGAGCTAATGGAAA TGATAAGTGGCTTTGAAACTTGTAATAGGTATGAAGTAAAAAATGCCATGGGGCATTGGATATACTTTGCAGCTGAGGAAAATGATGACTACAACCTGAATTGTTACGGCCCTTTGAGATCGTTTACCATAAAACTCTTTGACAGTACAAACCAGCCAGTAATGCAGTTGTCAAGAGAGTTCCAGTGTTCCAGTTGCTGTTGTCCTTGTATCTGTTGCCTGCAAGAG CTTGAAGTTCAGGCACCTCTAGGCAACGTCATTGGATATGTGAAACAAAACTGGCATCCGTGTCTACCAAAATTTACTATCCAAAATGAGGCCAGAGAAAATGTTCTTAAGATTACTGCACCTTGTGTGCCTTGCCAATGCTATAAGGATGTTGATTTTGAG gtGAAAACTGTAGATGGGAGATCTACAATTGGAAACATAGTAAAACTGTGGACTGGTTTAGCAAGAGAGATGGCCACAGATGCAAGTATTTTTCAAATCCGCTTTCCAATGGATCTTGATATTAATATGAAAGCAATCATAACAGGGGCTTGTTTTCTTTTG GATTTCATGTTTTTTGAACAACCTGCAAACAGGAATCGTAATAGAAATAGACGTTAA
- the LOC139168060 gene encoding tigger transposable element-derived protein 1-like, whose protein sequence is MDETGLFWKRMPSRTFLMQDEAKAPGFKAMKDRVTLIMCGNAAGFLLKPGLIYKSRNPRALKNRNKNSLPVYWMHNPKAWITKPLTRDWFHQCFIPQVEVYLARKGLDFKVLLLMDNAGGHDHLDHEHDGVQVEFLPPNTTSLIQPMDQGIIRAFKALYTRNSLGSIVEAMDADDNFTLKAYWRQYTIASCLKNIQNALMDMKTQTMNACWRKLWPEVVHDYKGFAPEEIQDAAVQTSAKLAQALGGEGFVDMTPEEVNGLLDEHGLPLTDKDLEELTRSASEEEEEAEAEEAEEEEDVGLTLERLAELNRTAAHLQHMVELWDPNMTRSIQFNASLDNIFAPYRSMLGQKKKRRQQLPMTMFVTKTKRSVTPSPAASIVEMVIEEDP, encoded by the coding sequence atggacgaaacaggcctgttctggaagaggatgccttcaaggactttcttgatgcaagatgaagccaaagcccctggctttaaggccatgaaagatcgagtgactttgatcatgtgtgggaatgcagcaggctttttgctgaagccagggctaatctataagtcacgaaatccaagagccctcaagaacagaaacaagaattcattgccagtgtactggatgcataatcctaaagcatggattacaaaacccctcacgcgggactggtttcatcagtgcttcatcccacaggtggaggtgtatttggctcgcaaaggactcgatttcaaagtgcttctcctaatggacaatgctggcggccatgatcacctggaccatgaacatgatggggtgcaagttgaattcttgccaccaaacaccacatcgcttatccagccgatggatcaaggtattatccgtgcatttaaggcactgtacacgcgcaattctcttggaagcatcgtggaagcaatggatgctgatgacaacttcacattgaaggcctactggcgtcagtacacaattgcatcttgtctgaagaacattcagaatgccttgatggatatgaagacacagacaatgaatgcctgctggaggaaattgtggccagaagtggtgcatgattacaagggatttgctcccgaagaaatccaagatgctgcagtccagacctctgcgaagctggcacaggcactgggtggagaaggcttcgttgacatgacaccagaggaagtcaatggtttgcttgatgagcatggcctaccgctgacagacaaagatctggaggagctgaccaggtcagcgagtgaagaagaggaggaagcggaagctgaagaagctgaggaagaagaagatgttggcctaacgcttgagcggcttgcagaactgaacagaactgctgcacatctgcaacacatggtggaactttgggatcccaacatgactcgctctatacagtttaacgcctcccttgacaacatctttgcaccatacagatccatgttaggccagaaaaagaaacggcgccaacaactgcccatgaccatgtttgtcacaaaaaccaagaggtctgtcacaccatcacctgcagcgtccattgtagaaatggtgatagaagaagatccctag